A single window of Nicotiana sylvestris chromosome 3, ASM39365v2, whole genome shotgun sequence DNA harbors:
- the LOC138887006 gene encoding uncharacterized protein — protein MSDMFPTNPESIYYVGQQNRGPPNQHAQYGNSYNPNWRNHPNFSWGENQQNQNQHRPQGNFNQPQRPPQQMEESTNNLLKKLLIEISNSGPTSEILKGALPSDTEKDPQVNAVTLRKGRELEEMPKKKKDKPIPEGELIPKVTQEQKNVADVQLNIPLVNVLREIPKYAKYIKDIVAHKRKLADFKTVALTEECTSRVQNKLPQKLKDPGSFTIPVRIGNVDVGRALCDLGASINLTPLSLFKQLGLGAPRPTTVMLQLADRSIAHPEGVIEDVLLQIGKFIFPADFIILDYEADELVLIILGRPLLATGDAIIKVREGKMILRVDDEEEVFNVYRAIQLPLHYEELLMISVVEADEQICHPSVYLDDSLEKALMLLDNLGADEEEEKLLRVLREHKRALGWTISDIKCISPAFCMHKILMEDGHKPSVEQQCRLNTIMKEVVRKEVIKWLDAGIVFPISDSK, from the exons ATGAGTGATATGTTCCCCACGAATCCAGAATCCATCTATTATGTGGGGCAACAGAACAGAGGTCCACCGAATCAGCATGCACAATATGGGAATTCTTACAATCCTAACTGGAGGAATCATCCCAACTTCTCATGGGGTGAAAATCAGCAGAATCAGAATCAGCATAGACCCCAAGGGAATTTCAATCAGCCTCAAAGACCACCCCAACAAATGGAAGAAAGTACCAATAATCTGCTAAAGAAGTTGTTGATTGAAATCAGCAACTCAGGACCGACTTCAGAAATCTTGAAAG GCGCTCTCCCCAGTGATACAGAAAAGGACCCTCAAGTGAATGCAGTTACACTTAGAAAAGGGAGGGAGCTAGAGGAAAtgccaaagaaaaagaaagacaagcCCATACCTGAGGGAGAGTTGATCCCTAAAGTGACTCAAGAGCAAAAGAATGTTGCTGAC gttcaattgaatattccactCGTTAATGTGCTTCGGGAAATTCCAAAGTATGCTAAATACATAAAAGATATAGTAGCTCACAAGAGAAAATTAGCTGACTTTAagacagttgcacttactgaggagtgcacttctagggtccaaaataagcttcctcaaaagcttaaggatcctggcAGCTTTACGATTCCTGTGCGTATTGGTAATGTGGATGTAGGTCGTGCTctgtgtgatttgggggcaagcatAAATCTGACGCCCTTATCTTTGTTCAAACAATTGGGTCTGGGAGCTCCAAGGCCAACTACTGTgatgttgcagctggctgacagaTCGATAGCACACCCTgaaggggtgattgaagatgtgttgcTGCAGATTGGGAAATTTATCTTCCCGGCTGATTTCATTATCCTTGACTATGAAGCTGATGAACTGGTTCTGATTATATTGGGGCGACCTCTCCTAGCTACCGGTGATGCAATTATCAAAGTGAGAGAGGGAAAGATGATTTTGCGGGTAGATGACGAGGAAGAAGTTTTTAATGTCTACAGGGCAATCCAACTTCCCCTCCACTATGAGGAGCTCTTAATGATATCTGTTGTTGAGGCCGATGAGCAGATTTGTCATCCTAGTGTATATCTAGACGATTCTCTAGAGAAAGCACTTATGTTACTTGATAACCTGGGGGCTGATgaggag GAAGAAAAGCTGTTGAGAGTGCTACGTGAGCACAAGCGAGCACTTGGGTGGACTATATCTGACATTAAGTGCATTAGTCCAGCCTTCTGCATGCacaaaatcctcatggaggatgGACACAAGCCCAGTGTGGAGCAACAATGCCGACTCAATACaatcatgaaagaggtggtaagaaaagaagtgattaagtggctcgatgcaggtattgtattccCTATCTCAGACAGCAAATAG